GAACAGATGAAACAAGCCCCGGGGATGCCGGGGCTCGTTGTTTGTCTAGATTATTTAATGAGGCTAGGCGGCCAGTGATCGTAGCATCCAGGCCGTCTTTTCATGAAAAGCTGCGCGTTCCGTTGCAAGGTCGGCGGTCGCCGGATCATTTTCCGCTTCCGCGATTTCAACCAAGGCACGCGCACGCTCTGTCAGCGTTTCGTGATCCGCCAGAAGGTCGTTGATCATCTGAACCGCGCTCAGTGCGTCGTTCGCGCTTTTGTCCGTGTCCGAGACCTTTACCGATGCGAGCTGACCCAGCGCCCTGATCCGTTCGGCAATCACATCCGCCGCCGCGAACATCTCGTCGTATTGCTCTTCCGTCAGGCTGTGTACGGCAAAGAACAACGGACCCGTCACGTTCCAGTGGTAGGTATGGGTCTTGATGATAAGCGCATAGGTGTCGTTCAACACGTCAGCCAATGCATCGACAACCGGCTTGGCATTCCGAATATCGGATTTGGGGGTGTCGGTCATGGCAGTTTGTTTCGAAGTCGTGGTCATGTCTTCTCCAATTCTGAAAGTGGGGCTTTGCGGATGCGCATTCGTGCCGGGACAAGGGTGGTGGAGTTGCACGCTGTTCGCATGACATCAAGTGTCACAACAGCGCGCTGTTTCCAACTGCCATCCCGATCACGACGGTCGCAACGCGCCCAGGTGATCGATGTTGTCGATACCGGCTTGACGCGGACTGATCCGTGCCTTTCGCTTGTGGCAGGCCGCCACAAAACTGGGAATCTCGTCTCGGAAAAGCCCAATATCAGCGAGCATTCGGTCATCAAGGTCCTGCAATTCGACGGTCATTTTGCGGCGTTGCCACTTGTCGACTAATGTATAGCGCAACCGTGCGAAAAGACCCATACCGTCGTCGGTCCGATCGTCGTGCATAGGAATGTTGATCATTTTTCTAGTCAGATAAATAGACATGCTATCCTCCGATTCTGATAAGATGGAACGTGGATCTTCCCGCACCAATGGCGGGTCATCTTCGTTCATTTTCATTTTTGGATGAGAGATCAGAATAACCCCAGAGCAAGGACGCGCACGAACGCTGCGTCCGCCTGGGGCTACAGGCGGTTCAGTAGTCTTCCCGCGACAATCGGGGACCTTTTATGAAAACTGAACAACATCATGCTCCTCATATGGGCTTCGGGATGTGGTTGTTCAAGACATCTATCACCCCCTGTCACCCATTGGCATGAATGCGCTTATAGCGGGAAACACACCGCCCAGACGTGGAAGCTTTTCAGGGGGGATCAATATGGTTTGACAGGCCTGACTGGTATTCCCTCAATCAGTTTGCCAGGCCGCACCTTCCTCTGCCGGGCTGACGCAACGGGTGCAAAAGAACGAGCCAAATGCTTCAGAACCGCATCGTTCAGGGGTTAGCCCACCTTGGATGGGGCTACTGCTAACCCCGAGCGCTTATTCAGCGCAAACTCTTTGCGTGTCCAATGCTGATTGGTCCGCTAGATTTAGTAGGCCTTTGTTTGACAACCTCTGAAGTGCAACGTGATCCGTCCCCATTGAGTTGGCCACCCTAGATTTAAGAAATATTGGAATGGAGCTCGCCTTTGGGCTCATCGTCTATGGCGCAGGTACTAAACAGCATGAGTTGGGGTGAAAATCTGCTGTTCGCCTTCTTGAAATTTTCGCAGGTCCAATCGCCAACGTGCTTTTGGCCAGTACACCTCCATTTCCCGTTTCCGCGGTCGGTAGACGGCCGTGTAAAGCGTGCCAAACCCGTGATCGAATGCAGACGAATAGAGGGGTGGTTTCAAAAACGCACCTATAAATTTTTCTTCGGGCTCAGTGTGCAGGGTAAGGCGTTGAAGCAAGAAACGTTCCCGCTCGACCGTGGCTGTTAGCCGCGCATGGCTCGCCCATTCGACCCTTTCCTGATGATTTGTTGCAACGGCGGCGTGGGTGATGAGCGTCGCCCGATCCGGCGCCATCAAAGCCGTTAGATAGCGGCGTTTGGCGTCCACAACGGTTACGTTATAGCTCATATGCGTTGGTACACGCGCCAGAACCTTGCCCGCGTCTTCCGCGGTCTCGCAAGTTTGCAAGACATAGCGCAGGATCAACGGCACACCAAAGCCGTCACCAACCACCCGACGCCCACCAAAAGTGAGAGAGATCGCAAGCCCTGCATCGTTTATGCCATCGACCAGCCCCCACAGGCCATCACTGGTGCCCATTACGGTTCTGCCCTGCCATTTGGTGTGCAGGATCAGGCTGTCAAAAGCGTGTGGACTATAGTCATAGTTGCGGACCAGAACCGGCTCTGCTCCCGGCCAGATAGCTTGAGAGCAGCCGGATAAGTAGGCAGGCGGGCAATAAAAGCTCAGAAACCGTGCAGCGTGGTCCGAGCCGCCAGCAAGTTCACAAAGCTGTTCATACAGCGGAACCATTTCTGGCATGTGCTTTCTAAGGGCTTGTTGACTGTCCCAATACCCGGGACGCGCTTCCGCGCCTTCGCTCATCCACCAACGATGATAGGCAGGCCAGTATTCGTCAAATAACCCGGCCCATCTAGGACCGGGTTCAGCTTCGGATATGGCACGCCAATTCAGTCGCATGAGCTCACTAACATCTACAGAATCTTGAACGCTGGGTCTGAGAGTTCCGGCCCTGCCACGGCAACGGGAAGCGGGCGACCAGATACACCCTGCTTGATGCCATGGATCCAGCGCTTGCCACGTTCGTTCAACTGGAATCCAGGCGTCATCGAGCGGCCACGGGTCACCAGAATGCCGATATCGGCCCCCTCATAGCGATAGTCACCCGGCTGGAGTATGCGCAGGAAAAATGCCTCATTCTCGCTCTCGACGGCACGACGGTGATAGTCGAAACGGTCAAAACTGATACTGCCGTCTTCGTGCATCTTGTAAATGCCGGTTTCGGGCACTTCGGTTGCGATATCAACATTGTCCTCGGTGTGTTTGATGACCATCTGCGACCAGCTGTCGATCATTGCAGGATCGGCCCAGCGATTGTTCAACTCGTTCACATCCAGTTCGAATTTCTTCTTCGAAAACTCAAGCAGATGGAACAAAAACAGCGGGGCGTCAGCATGGGCGAAAGCGGCATGGTTGGTCATTGAGGACGCGCCCGTAATGCGCGGGTTCAACTCTCCCAGCCAGATGTCACCGGTCTTTTTGTCGATCAGGAAATCCAGCTCGAAATAGCCGCGATAGCCTTCTTTGCGCAGTTGCTCGCCGAATTTAAAGGTCAGTTCGCGGGCTTTCTGGCGAACTTTGGGCGGGAACGCAGTGGAAAGGATTTCGTTGCCACACCAGCCGCCACGATATGGGGTCAGCTCTTTGAAGCCGACAAGTTCGGTCATCAGCGGGCCGACGATGGTGCCTTGCTTGGTGGCGCAGGCCTCGATCGCTGAACCGCGGCAGTCGATCCGCTTCATGATCTTGATCTCGCCTTCGCCCACAATCTCGTGTTCGTGGCGGCGGAAATCGGCTTCGGATTTGATGAAAAACGTCGTATGGCCGCTGTCCCCGAAGGCGGACTGCAAGACAAGATCGTGACCAATGCCTGCTTTCTCGCAGGTCTTGCGCAGATCGTCATAGTCTTTGACCTCGGCCAATACGTTGGGCACCGACGGGACCCCGGCCTTGTTGCCGATGCGCACGGTTTCGATCTTATTATCCATTTTGGTGCGCAATTTCGCCTTGGGAAACCAAACCTCTGCACCAAGCTCTTTGGCCAGCCGTTCGGTCTCTTCATCAAACATCAGGAAAACAAATTTCGGCTTGCCGCCCCGCCGTTTCACAAGGTCGATCACCTCCTTGTGCTGAAGAAGGTAGTTGTTGATATCTTCGATCGACTGGAATTCGGCATGTGGCTGTTCAGACGGGCAGAACACGTTGGGATGTTTGCCATCGTAACAATCGATATAGCATATGTATTTAAAGTTCTTACACCATTCATCCAAACCCAGCAGGTTGAAATTGGTTGCCGAAATGAAATAGATCGGATCCTCATTGCGGTGAAAATGGCGTCTGATCTCGGATATGTTTTTCAGAACAGCTGTTGGCATTTTTTGTTCTCCCTATTCTTTTATTATTTATTTCGCGCGGCATTCAGTTTCAGCCGAGCATTATTTGTTTTCATCTGCTGTTTCAGGGCGTCTTGGGTGAAGACACGCAGCCCTAAGTCTTCGCGGTATCCGTGGATCTCACTCACATCCAGCGCCCGCATGAAGGCCAGGATTTCGGGGCTGACCACCTGTCCGGGCACCAGGATCGGAAAACCCGGGGGATAAGGAATGATAAACGAGGCCGAGACCACATCAGCGCCGCCTTCCTCTGCAGATTCTAGCGATCCTTCAAGCTCCAAATAATCGCAGTTCTTTTCGTCGTAGCTTAGAAAAAACGCCGAGCGGATATCGCCTTCGGATGTTGTCTGGTCAGTGCGGAAACTGTCGTGGAAACGGCTGAAATCGGGCAGCGGTGGCAGATCATGCATCAGGTTGTTAACGCGCTTCTCAAAGCCGCGCCTTTCCATGATCGAGGCATCATCAAGCAGGTCATCAAGATCCGAGGCGATTTCGACCAGAACCTCGATGAGATAGGCGACCGATGAACGGGTTGTCCCGATATTGGT
This DNA window, taken from Aliiroseovarius sp. F47248L, encodes the following:
- a CDS encoding DNA starvation/stationary phase protection protein, with translation MTDTPKSDIRNAKPVVDALADVLNDTYALIIKTHTYHWNVTGPLFFAVHSLTEEQYDEMFAAADVIAERIRALGQLASVKVSDTDKSANDALSAVQMINDLLADHETLTERARALVEIAEAENDPATADLATERAAFHEKTAWMLRSLAA
- a CDS encoding DUF1127 domain-containing protein — its product is MSIYLTRKMINIPMHDDRTDDGMGLFARLRYTLVDKWQRRKMTVELQDLDDRMLADIGLFRDEIPSFVAACHKRKARISPRQAGIDNIDHLGALRPS
- a CDS encoding C45 family peptidase; this translates as MNWRAISEAEPGPRWAGLFDEYWPAYHRWWMSEGAEARPGYWDSQQALRKHMPEMVPLYEQLCELAGGSDHAARFLSFYCPPAYLSGCSQAIWPGAEPVLVRNYDYSPHAFDSLILHTKWQGRTVMGTSDGLWGLVDGINDAGLAISLTFGGRRVVGDGFGVPLILRYVLQTCETAEDAGKVLARVPTHMSYNVTVVDAKRRYLTALMAPDRATLITHAAVATNHQERVEWASHARLTATVERERFLLQRLTLHTEPEEKFIGAFLKPPLYSSAFDHGFGTLYTAVYRPRKREMEVYWPKARWRLDLRKFQEGEQQIFTPTHAV
- a CDS encoding biotin carboxylase, which produces MPTAVLKNISEIRRHFHRNEDPIYFISATNFNLLGLDEWCKNFKYICYIDCYDGKHPNVFCPSEQPHAEFQSIEDINNYLLQHKEVIDLVKRRGGKPKFVFLMFDEETERLAKELGAEVWFPKAKLRTKMDNKIETVRIGNKAGVPSVPNVLAEVKDYDDLRKTCEKAGIGHDLVLQSAFGDSGHTTFFIKSEADFRRHEHEIVGEGEIKIMKRIDCRGSAIEACATKQGTIVGPLMTELVGFKELTPYRGGWCGNEILSTAFPPKVRQKARELTFKFGEQLRKEGYRGYFELDFLIDKKTGDIWLGELNPRITGASSMTNHAAFAHADAPLFLFHLLEFSKKKFELDVNELNNRWADPAMIDSWSQMVIKHTEDNVDIATEVPETGIYKMHEDGSISFDRFDYHRRAVESENEAFFLRILQPGDYRYEGADIGILVTRGRSMTPGFQLNERGKRWIHGIKQGVSGRPLPVAVAGPELSDPAFKIL